A part of Diprion similis isolate iyDipSimi1 chromosome 12, iyDipSimi1.1, whole genome shotgun sequence genomic DNA contains:
- the LOC124413040 gene encoding ras-like protein 1, with protein MTEYKLVVVGAGGVGKSALTIQLIQNHFVDEYDPTIEDSYRKQVVIDGETCLLDILDTAGQEEYSAMRDQYMRTGEGFLLVFAVNSAKSFEDIGTYREQIKRVKDAEEVPMVLVGNKCDLQSWAVNMTQAREVARQYGVPFVETSAKTRMGVDDAFYTLVREIRSDKEQRGKEKRKRMRARSSGRRRHRCCLL; from the exons ATGACGGAATACAAGCTAGTCGTTGTAGGGGCTGGAGGTGTTGGCAAGTCTGCGCTCACCATACAACTAATTCAGAACCACTTTGTAGATGAATATGATCCAACAATAGAAGACTCTTACAGAAAACAG gtTGTTATAGATGGAGAAACTTGTTTGTTGGATATTTTAGATACCGCTGGTCAAGAAGAGTATAGTGCAATGCGGGACCAATACATGCGAACTGGTGAAGGATTTCTGCTAGTCTTTGCTGTCAACTCTGCAAAAAGTTTTGAA GACATTGGAACATACAGAGAACAGATAAAACGTGTCAAAGATGCTGAAGAGGTGCCAATGGTGTTAGTTGGGAATAAATGTGACCTTCAGTCGTGGGCTGTAAATATGACGCAGGCGAGAGAAGTAGCTCGTCAGTATGGTGTACCATTCGTTGAAACCTCTGCAAAAACTAGAATGGGAGTAGACGACGCTTTCTATACTCTA GTTCGAGAAATCCGAAGTGATAAAGAACAGAGGGGCAAAGAGAAACGGAAGCGTATGAGAGCAAGAAGTTCTGGACGCCGAAGGCATCGTTGCTGTCTTTTGTAA